The window ACTATCACTGAAGGCCGCCCTCAGGATCGCAGGGGTTGAGTCTCCCAAGTGGCGCGATGTCGGACCCGTGTTGAGAAGGGAATCGGGCAGGTTCCCGGAGTGGTTTCAGAAGGAGATAAAGAGGCTCTCAATAGCATCCAGGAAGCTCAGAAGGGAGAGGGAGCCCTCTATGTATGGGGATGAGGAGAGTGGAACACCTCCGGATGAGCTCTACTACGAGGAGGATGCTGAAGAAGCATTGAGCCAAGCAGGTTACGTTCATAATATAGTGAAAAGG is drawn from Candidatus Korarchaeum sp. and contains these coding sequences:
- a CDS encoding HEPN domain-containing protein, translating into MNNVEMAKSYVKQAEERLRHAREAFEEGNYPYVVRQCQEAVELSLKAALRIAGVESPKWRDVGPVLRRESGRFPEWFQKEIKRLSIASRKLRREREPSMYGDEESGTPPDELYYEEDAEEALSQAGYVHNIVKRLLETYQTL